The genomic region gaaaattatttaaaaagacGAAATAAGGATCAAGAATTTCATATATTGTATGCAATGTTTCATTTACTTATTACtaaaaattacattaaaaGGTATcaaaaaagtatttaaaaagGTTAAATAATAGAAATTATTCTACTCAACCAGTTTTATAAAATCGCCAAAATTATATCTAGTCACGAGTTCAAAAAATGTCAATTAATTATGAGTCTAGTAACATTTTAAAGTGATGTGTACCACGTGacatcttatttaagtaaaaattataaatacaataaaaaaggTATTTGTACACAACAAAAATTTGTAACCATCACCATAATAAAACCTCATAACCATCAACATTatagttattatttaattcaaaacaCAATAAACTTTTAATGGTTACAAACTCATAACTGTTAACACAAAAAAACCCAATAGTaactatttcatttaaactaaaataaaatctattatAATCATAACAGACTAGTAATTGTCAATACAATATtgtttcaataaaaaatacaataaaatctATAGTTTTTATCGTTTAATTCAAAACACAATAAAACttctaataattattatattaaatttcatttcaataCAATAAATTACTTTGAATTGAACCATTCTTCAACTTCGTATCAGCACTGCCAACAACGTACAGTCCCACCTAATTGCTGACCGCGTGCATtcctaaaaatgaaaagaaatatccatgaaaatgaccaaaattgTGTCgaaaatatatgaataatatgttaattattatttattaagatTTTACCAACAAGTGGCTTAagatattttgtaaaattgttatattatgtaatattttcttataatatattaaaaatcatcatattaattatcaattatggtatgtaattaaaaaatataactataAATACTATTTTAAGTAATCGTAAAATGTATTTCTAAAACACTAATGTAATGACTGATccaatagtttttttttatttaaatcacgtgattttcaaaagtttaaatttaaattgctAATAGTGGTGGACTTGAAttgttatataaattttaataatcatATTTACATCAAATATGAGATGTTGAGTATCGCAACTAATTAGTAAAAccctatttatttttatgcttcagtttttatctaattttaatattttttaaaagagagGTCTCAATAGAAAAGGTTCACAAGAGCAGGTGCTTTTTGCGCAAATAATACGTAACCAAGGGACCAAAagttaattatcaaatttgtGGCGGCTCATTCCACGCTCCACTATCCATGCCTCACGCCCTATGTGTCACTCGCGTGGCGCAGCCGCAAGGAACGAAAACACAGTAACTGCAGCCAGCTCAAAAGGCGGAGCCCCATTCCATTCATTTCATAAACCTCAGAAATATCTTGCTTTCTCAAAAACCCAATCGATGGCGCCCGATTCTAAGTCGAGTGACGGGCTCGTAGTTGACAACACTCTCCAGTCTATCTGCTACAAATGCGGCTCGCTCCAGCTGCTCGACCAGGTCTAGTTTTTATTCTTAATAAAGCCGAAGATCTTTGAAGTTTGATTATCTCGATACTATATTATTAGGAATTTTCTAGTTGTTGGTTTTTGTTCTGTTTATTTAAATGTGATTGGTTGTTGAACAGAGAAAACTTCCTCTGCAAACTGTGTACTTAGATATTCAAGATGCAACAGATGGATGGTAATGAGTAGTTCTGTCTTCTTGTGAAGTGtgttttcactttttgattTGCATTGAAATGTGCAAGTCAACTTGAATAACTTCTTTGATGATTTCAGGAACGCAATTCGGGATATGGTGGTTCGAGGAGCGCCTGCTATTGCCATTGCGGCAGCGCTTTCCCTGGCGGTAGAAGTTGCCAACTTAAAGGACTTTAACGGGACATGTGAAGATGCTGCTTCTTTCCTTGAAATGAAATTGGAATATCTTGTCTCAAGGTTTTTAtctattcatttattttccttaatatttctggTCATGGCAGCTGCTATTATCTGGGACTTTAGCATTCTTTTTGTATGTACTAAAAATTGCAGTACTCTGTATTTTGCCAGGGGTATTTTAGACCGAAATTAACTGtattttcttgcctttttttGAAGTGTAGCTGATTACATGATTgtcttttatttccttttcagTCGACCAACAGCGGTGAATCTTTCAGATGCTGCTACAAAActtagaaaaattatttcaaaggCTGCTACTACTGCTACAGTGCCCGGGAATGTTTTCCAGGTGGGTATTCATATGGTTATTCTTCAAACAATTTGTAGTTGACTTGTATGAATGTGGCTCTTCCTTAAAGTTTGCTGACATGCATAATGTCTCAAGCTCACAGTAaccttcttttatttctcatattttattttaattcttagCTCATTCTCTCTGGATATTGAAGCATGTCTTGTTTGTCCTCCCTATATGTTGCTTTGGTGTCAATCTTTATAGGCTTACATAGAAGCTGCTGAAGTTATGCTTGAGGATGATGTTGCTTCAAATAAAGCCATTGGGTCTTCTGGAGCAAGTTTTCTCCAGCACCAacagaaaaattcaaagagaTTTTCTGTTTTGACCCACTGCAACACTGGCAGGTCTGTTAGTCTTTCTACCTgctattatttttgttgtagtAACAGTAACATCAGCAAGAAAGAGTTTGAGTTCATTCTTGGTCTAATTGCATATAATACTATTATAATAGTCATTTACTCTGTCTTGCAGTCTTGCAACAGCTGGATATGGTACTGCGCTTGGTGTAATCCGTGCACTTCATGCTGAAGGAGTGTTGGAAAGAGCATATTGCACAGAAACACGTCCATTCAATCAGGTAATCTTTCTGTTGAAGTTATTTGAGTATTTAAGTAGTTGTCTCAAACTTGGTCCAACTAACCAACATAAGGACATCTATGGTACTGGAATTCAGTGAACTAGTTGTATGAAAAATGGCTGAGTGTTAAatcttccaaaaaaaaaaaatggctgAGTGTTGATTCCTTCTACATACTTACGTACCTGTTTAGCTTTTATGCTATATGCTATTTGTGGTTGGGATGATGGCTTTGTTAAACCTGAATAGGTCATCGAGCTTCTTGACGTTAGCCATTGATTTATTTACTTCTagcttttatttataaactaTGTTTTTAGTTGTATATATGATTCTGACTACAGGGATCCAGACTCACAGCTTTCGAGCTGGTGCATGAAAAGATACCTGCTACTCTAATAGCAGATTCTGCTGCAGCTGCTTTAATGAAAGAAGGCCGTGTGAGTGCTGTTATTGTTGGAGCAGATCGTGTGGCAGCAAATGGTACTCCACGGCTGTTACTGATGCATTTCCCTTTAATGCTTTATATGAAGTAAATTTAACTaatgtcatgtcattcattgAATCGCAGGTGATACTGCTAATAAGATTGGAACCTATAGCCTTGCCATATGTGCAATGTATCATCACATTCCGTTTTATGTTGCTGCACCACTTACTTCCATTGATTTATCTCTCTCTTCTGGACAAGAAATTATCATCGAGGAAAGATCTGCAAAGGAGTTATTGCACACACGGGGAGGACTGGGAGAGCAAGTTGCTGCATCTGGGATCTCTGTCTGGAACCCAGCTTTTGATGTTACCCCTGCCAATCTAATAGCTGGTATCATAACAGAAAaggtctctctctctctctcttttggtGTGTGTGCATAGAAATACACATCACACCCGTGCATATGAATCTATTTGTTTTTGTGCCGTATTCTACTAGCTTTAGCAGGTGTGAAAGCCATCAACCTAAGGTGAAAACTGAAGAGAAGGATCTATCCATCTTATTAGTAGTTTTGTCAAATAAATGATTCATTATTAGAGAGGAtactaaaaattatttcatcctgtatgtaattttcaattttccaaTGGATTTACATCTGTCattaatgagaaaattttgatgtacccggaaaaaagaaataaaaaatgataaaatacgCAGTTGTACTACATTCTGATGATTACTTTTTATTTGAGCAGGGTGTCATTACAAAGAATACTGATGCTTTTGACATTAAGAATTTCATAGAGAAGGCAACGGGCAAGTCTACTG from Theobroma cacao cultivar B97-61/B2 chromosome 9, Criollo_cocoa_genome_V2, whole genome shotgun sequence harbors:
- the LOC18588261 gene encoding methylthioribose-1-phosphate isomerase, with translation MCHSRGAAARNENTVTAASSKGGAPFHSFHKPQKYLAFSKTQSMAPDSKSSDGLVVDNTLQSICYKCGSLQLLDQRKLPLQTVYLDIQDATDGWNAIRDMVVRGAPAIAIAAALSLAVEVANLKDFNGTCEDAASFLEMKLEYLVSSRPTAVNLSDAATKLRKIISKAATTATVPGNVFQAYIEAAEVMLEDDVASNKAIGSSGASFLQHQQKNSKRFSVLTHCNTGSLATAGYGTALGVIRALHAEGVLERAYCTETRPFNQGSRLTAFELVHEKIPATLIADSAAAALMKEGRVSAVIVGADRVAANGDTANKIGTYSLAICAMYHHIPFYVAAPLTSIDLSLSSGQEIIIEERSAKELLHTRGGLGEQVAASGISVWNPAFDVTPANLIAGIITEKGVITKNTDAFDIKNFIEKATGKSTV